The genomic interval TACAGCACCCGCTCCATCTTCAACATTTCCGCCATGAGTTTTGGCGCCTTGTCGGCGCCGGCGGTTGAGGCGCTATCGCGCGGCGCCGCCATTGCCGGCTGCTGGTTGAATACGGGCGAAGGTGGTTTGTCACCTTACCATTTGGCGGGCGGCTGCGATTTGATTTACCAAATCGGCACGGCGAAATATGGTGTGCGCGATGCTCACGGTTGCTTGGACGAGGAAAAGCTCAAGCAAATGGCGGACAAGGCGCAGGTGAAAATGTTTGAGATCAAGCTCAGCCAAGGTGCTAAACCCGGCAAGGGCGGCATTTTACCGGCGGATAAGGTCACGCCGGAAATTGCGACCATTCGCCATATTCCCGTGGGCGAAGCCTCCATTAGCCCCAACAGCCATGCCGAGGTGCGCAGCGTGCCAGACCTACTCGATATGATTGGTCGCGTGCGCGCCGCGACCGGTAAGCCGACCGGGATTAAATTTGTCTTGGGCGAACATCAATGGTTAACGGAATTGTGTTTGCTGGTGGGCGAGCGGGGCCACGACGCTGCGCCAGACTTTATTACCTTAGATAGCGGCGACGGCGGCTCTGGCGCGGCGCCGCAACCGCTGATGGACAATACCGGTTTACCGATTAAAGAAAGCTTGCCCTATTTGATTGCGCTGCTTAAAAAACACGGTTTGCGCGAGCGCATTAAAGTGATCGTAGCGGGCAAGTTGATCACCCCCGCCGCCGTTGCCATGGCCTTTTGCGCCGGCGCGGATGCGGTCAACAGCGCCCGTGGCTTTATGTTTGCCCTGGGTTGTATTCAGGCTTTGCAGTGCAATAAAAACACCTGCCCAACGGGCATTACCACGCACAATAGGCGTTTACAGCGGGGCTTAGTGCCGGCCGATAAAGCCGTGCGGGTGGCGCAATATCAGGCACAAATGACCGAGAGCGTGGCGATGATTGCGCATTCCTGCGGCGTTACCGAGCCAAGGCAATTGCAACCCGCGCACGTGCGCTTGGTGACGTCACCGGGGCACTCGGCGCCGATGATCGAGTACGTGATGCTTCAGGAGTCGTTGTCTAAGTAGATTTCGATGCTGGCCTCGATCCCGGGGTCAGCTTGAAAGTCGAAGTCGCGCTTCCATTGCACGAAGGGTTCGAGCTCCCAGAACAGCCACTCGCGATAAAAGCGCTTGCGGTAGCGCACCCACACTTTGTGGGCTTCGCCGATGGCGGCTTCGTTGATGTTACCGGAGTTGCCGTAGCCCACGCCCCAGGCGCGATCGCGGTTCACTTGGCGCAAATACTCGACGCTGGTTTTCCAATCGACACCGGAAAACTCTTCGCTCAGATCGTACAGTTGGCGCCAGCGCACAACTTCCTGCTCGTTGTCGCGCGGCGAGTAATCCAAGTCGATTTGGGTGCGGGCGCCAAGACCTTCGTCGCTGCGGTAGAACACACTCTGACCGGCCGATAACAATAATCTTTCACTCAGTTCGGTGCGGCCGGTGGAGCTCGCTTGCACGAAGGCTCTAAGGGGCGAGCGCACCTGCAAACCAGAGGAGATACTGATGTTGTAGCTGTCGGTGGTTTTCAGCGCCCAGCTCAACGCCGCGGTGATTGGATTGTCGTCGGTTCTGGAACCGCTGGCGGTGGCGCGTCTATCTAAGGTGTCGTAGAGCGAATTTGGGTCTTCGTTGGTAAGCAGTAAGCGCATGCGCTTTTCGGTGTTGGGCAGGGTGACGCGGCTGCGCACTTTGAATTTGAATTGGCAGCCCTCTAGGTCACTACATTCTAATATCGGCGTTAGGCGCAAGTCGTGCGTCGCGGCATTGGGGCTGCGGTTGACGGCGAAGAAGTTATCGAACCAAACCACCGGCCCGGTGGCAGAGCTGTGTAAGTACTCCCGCGTGCTGTCCATCCAATTTTTCTGCTCCTCCGGAACCACGTAGGTGGGCCACATATCTTTGTCGGCCAAGAGTTCGCGCGTGCTGTCGAGGTTGTGCTCGAAAAAATTGGTCGGGCTACGGTAGGGCGTGAACTCTGCGGGAGCCGGGTGCGGCTGTATTAAGCCGGAATCTAGCTCGAGCGATGCCAGCGGCGTCTCGTCTGCAGCGGGCGCTTGGTAGGCGTAAATATCTGGCCAGACGTCGATGCTAAAAGCCGTGGGTGGTGCGGGTAATTGCGCTTGCTGTTCGAGTTCCTCTAACACATAGACGAGTTGTGCAGGAGTCTGCCAATCAGCTTCTGGAAGCTGTTCAGTGGCATGTGTTTGTGTGAGGCCGAGTTGCGTATAAAACATCCCTGCGACTAACCAGCCTGTCGATACTGCTTGGTGCATTCCCGCCCCTAATACGACTTTTGTTCGACCATTTTAGCTGGCTTGCCCAGCTTTGGGCAGTGGCAGTTATAGGCTGATTTTGGTATAAGCCTTGCACTTGCTCGGGTTTCCCGAGCTCAGCAACTCGAATTTCAGGAAGTAGCATGTCTGATCTGATCACCGCAATGCCCGCGGATGAACGTATATCCATTAAAGATTTCAGCGAAAAGGCGTATTTGGATTACTCCATGTACGTGATTCTGGATCGCGCGCTGCCCCATGTGGGCGATGGTTTAAAGCCGGTGCAGCGGCGCATCATCTATGCCATGAGCGAGCTAGGCCTAAAAGCCAGCGCTAAATTTAAGAAGTCGGCGCGCACCGTGGGCGACGTGATTGGTAAGTTTCACCCGCACGGCGACTCGGCCGCCTATGAAGCCATGGTGTTGATGGCGCAACCTTTTTCCTACCGCTACCCCTTGGTGGACGGCCAGGGCAACTGGGGCTCGCCGGACGATCCAAAATCCTTCGCGGCCATGCGTTATACGGAATCTCGGCTGACTAAATTCAGCGAAGTATTGCTCAGCGAGTTGGGCCAGGGCACGGTGGAGTGGCTGCCCAACTTCGATGGCACCCTGTATGAGCCGGCAGTGCTGCCGGCCCAGGTGCCCCATGTGCTCTTGAACGGCACCACGGGTATCGCCGTGGGTATGGCCACCGACATTCCGCCGCACAATGTGCGCGAAGTGGTGAATGCCTGTATTCATTTGATCGATAATCCCAAAGCGACGGTGGCCGAGCTGTGCGAGTTTGTGCTCGGCCCGGACATGCCCACCGAGGCCGAAATTATTACCCCGCGCGCGGATTTAATCAGCCTGTACGAAACCGGGCGCGGCAGCTTGCGCATGCGCGCCATTTGGAATGAAGAAGATGGCGACGTGGTGGTGACAGATCTGCCGCACCAAGTCAGCGGGGCAAAAATCCTCGAGCAAATTGCAGCGCAAATGCTGGCGAAGAAATTGCCCATGGTGGCCGATTTACGCGATGAATCCGACCACGAAAACCCCACCCGTCTGGTTATTATTCCGCGTTCAAACCGGGTCGATATCGAGCAGATGATGCAGCACTTGTTTGCTACCACCGACCTCGAGCGCAGCTACCGGGTCAACATGAACATGATTGGCATCGATGGCCGGCCGGCGGTTAAACCGCTGAACACGTTGTTGAGCGAGTGGCTCAGTTTTAGGATGGTGACCACGCGCAAGCGCCTGCAATACCGTTTAGAAAAGGTGAACGAGCGCTTAGATAGGCTGGCGGCGTTAATGATCGTGTTTCTCAATGTGGATGAAGTGATTCGTATCATCCGCACTGAAGACGAGCCGAAAGCGGTGCTGATGGCGCGCTTCAACCTGAACGAGACGCAAGCGGAATACATTTTAGAAACGAAGTTGCGCCAATTGGCGCGCTTAGAAGAAATGAAAATTCTGGAGGAGCAGGAAGCGCTGGAGAAAGAGCGCAAAGATCTAGAAAAAACCCTGGACTCGGCGGTGCGACTCAAAAATTTGGTTAAGAAGGAATTGTTGGCGGTGCTGGAAACCCATGGCGACGAGCGCCGCTCGCCCATTGTCGAGCGCGCCGAGGCCAAGGCCTTCAGCGAAACCGAACTGATGTCGGCCGAACCTATTACCGTGGTTATTTCCGAGAAGGGCTGGATTCGCTCGGCCAAGGGCCACGATATCGACCCAGCGGCGCTCAGTTATAAAGCCGGCGATAGTTTTAAAATCGCAGTGCGCGGCAAGAGCAATCAGCCGGTGTTGTTATTGGATTCCACCGGCCGCTCCTATGCCATGGTCAGCCATTCGCTGCCGTCCGCGCGCGGCCAGGGCGAGCCCATCACGGGCAGCTTGAATCCACCCAGCGGCGCGACTATTGAAGGCGCTCTGATGGGCGGCGACGACGAGAAGGTATTGCTCGCCAGCGATGCCGGCTACGGTTTCGTGGCGAAATTATCGGATTTGGCGACCAAGAATAAAGCCGGTAAGGCGCTGATCAGTTTGCCTAAGGCGGCAAAGGTCATGGC from Simiduia curdlanivorans carries:
- a CDS encoding FMN-binding glutamate synthase family protein; the protein is MQTGLWLLGLLGDLLILGLGLGLAWIVYAYVVDSRQTQHTIRRNYPVIGRFRYLFEHMGVFFRQYFFAQDREEMPFNRADRTWVYKAAKRNSLNIAFGSTRDIDKPGTPIFLNAFLPVSADNHEEPALITFGPDCPNPYSTRSIFNISAMSFGALSAPAVEALSRGAAIAGCWLNTGEGGLSPYHLAGGCDLIYQIGTAKYGVRDAHGCLDEEKLKQMADKAQVKMFEIKLSQGAKPGKGGILPADKVTPEIATIRHIPVGEASISPNSHAEVRSVPDLLDMIGRVRAATGKPTGIKFVLGEHQWLTELCLLVGERGHDAAPDFITLDSGDGGSGAAPQPLMDNTGLPIKESLPYLIALLKKHGLRERIKVIVAGKLITPAAVAMAFCAGADAVNSARGFMFALGCIQALQCNKNTCPTGITTHNRRLQRGLVPADKAVRVAQYQAQMTESVAMIAHSCGVTEPRQLQPAHVRLVTSPGHSAPMIEYVMLQESLSK
- the parC gene encoding DNA topoisomerase IV subunit A — encoded protein: MSDLITAMPADERISIKDFSEKAYLDYSMYVILDRALPHVGDGLKPVQRRIIYAMSELGLKASAKFKKSARTVGDVIGKFHPHGDSAAYEAMVLMAQPFSYRYPLVDGQGNWGSPDDPKSFAAMRYTESRLTKFSEVLLSELGQGTVEWLPNFDGTLYEPAVLPAQVPHVLLNGTTGIAVGMATDIPPHNVREVVNACIHLIDNPKATVAELCEFVLGPDMPTEAEIITPRADLISLYETGRGSLRMRAIWNEEDGDVVVTDLPHQVSGAKILEQIAAQMLAKKLPMVADLRDESDHENPTRLVIIPRSNRVDIEQMMQHLFATTDLERSYRVNMNMIGIDGRPAVKPLNTLLSEWLSFRMVTTRKRLQYRLEKVNERLDRLAALMIVFLNVDEVIRIIRTEDEPKAVLMARFNLNETQAEYILETKLRQLARLEEMKILEEQEALEKERKDLEKTLDSAVRLKNLVKKELLAVLETHGDERRSPIVERAEAKAFSETELMSAEPITVVISEKGWIRSAKGHDIDPAALSYKAGDSFKIAVRGKSNQPVLLLDSTGRSYAMVSHSLPSARGQGEPITGSLNPPSGATIEGALMGGDDEKVLLASDAGYGFVAKLSDLATKNKAGKALISLPKAAKVMAPLSVTDPAKEILAAISNEGRLLVFPLSELPELARGKGNKIMNIPSARLQSREEFLLGLAVLSAGDELTVYSGKRHLTLKVSDLEHYQGERGRRGNKLPRGFQKVDSVSVVRKG